A stretch of the Thiomicrorhabdus indica genome encodes the following:
- a CDS encoding quinone-dependent dihydroorotate dehydrogenase, which produces MDFLISLRSRLLGIGYRWLAKPLIFLWPPEIAHDKMKAVGKFLGNYAWSRFFTRLLFHYQNKKLNIEVDGVHYNNPVGLSAGFDKDGELTRIYPAISFGFAELGSFTGEICPGNPGVGRRLFRMPKSKSILVWYGLNNQGAEKISERLKDQTFQLPIGISAAKTNISSEFDLEEAIEDYVKTVVLFEEIGDYYTINISCPNTQEGEPFVDQGNLEALLEKLSEVRPAGKPMYVKLAADLEVSEINTILDACLKFGIEGVVLNNLAKPEFNKEYVKEELPFHKGAMSGLPLQRISTDMIRHVYRYTEGKLTIIGVGGIFNAQDAYEKITSGASLLEMITGMIYEGPQVMGEINQGLVKLLEKDGFSTIEEAIGSRNPLPKK; this is translated from the coding sequence ATGGATTTTTTAATCTCTCTCAGAAGCCGTTTGCTTGGTATTGGTTATCGTTGGCTTGCAAAACCGCTTATTTTTCTCTGGCCACCAGAAATTGCCCACGACAAGATGAAAGCTGTTGGTAAGTTTCTTGGAAACTATGCATGGTCTCGTTTTTTTACTCGTCTATTGTTCCATTATCAAAATAAAAAACTGAATATTGAGGTGGATGGTGTTCACTATAACAATCCTGTTGGTTTATCAGCAGGGTTCGATAAAGATGGTGAACTTACGCGAATCTATCCAGCAATTAGTTTTGGTTTTGCCGAACTGGGTTCTTTTACCGGTGAAATTTGTCCGGGAAATCCTGGAGTAGGCCGACGATTATTTCGTATGCCTAAATCGAAATCTATCCTTGTTTGGTATGGATTGAATAACCAAGGCGCAGAAAAAATTTCCGAACGTTTGAAAGATCAAACTTTTCAATTACCTATTGGTATTAGTGCGGCCAAAACCAATATCAGTAGTGAGTTTGACTTGGAAGAAGCCATTGAAGACTATGTAAAAACCGTCGTGTTATTCGAGGAAATTGGCGACTATTACACCATCAACATTTCCTGTCCAAATACTCAAGAAGGCGAGCCGTTTGTCGACCAAGGGAATTTGGAAGCCTTATTAGAAAAGCTTTCTGAGGTAAGACCGGCCGGTAAACCTATGTATGTGAAACTTGCAGCGGACTTGGAAGTTTCTGAAATCAACACGATTCTCGACGCTTGTCTGAAATTTGGAATTGAAGGTGTTGTGTTAAATAACCTCGCAAAACCTGAATTTAATAAAGAGTATGTCAAAGAAGAGTTGCCATTTCATAAAGGTGCTATGTCGGGTCTGCCATTGCAAAGAATCAGCACTGATATGATTCGCCATGTGTATCGTTACACAGAAGGTAAATTAACCATTATTGGTGTGGGTGGTATTTTTAATGCGCAAGATGCTTATGAAAAAATTACCTCTGGTGCGAGCCTTTTAGAGATGATTACTGGAATGATTTATGAAGGCCCTCAAGTAATGGGTGAGATTAATCAAGGGCTAGTTAAGCTACTCGAGAAAGATGGTTTTTCGACCATAGAAGAAGCGATAGGAAGCCGGAATCCTTTACCTAAAAAGTAA
- a CDS encoding acetolactate synthase large subunit codes for MKGADLLVKALEAEGVEMIFGIPGEENLDVLEALKHSSIRLIVTRHEQAAGFMAATYGRLTGKPGVCLSTLGPGATNLVTAAAYAQLGAMPMVMLTGQKPIKTSKQGLFQIIDVVDMMGPITKSAAQIMSAYNIPARVREAFRLAESERPGATHLELPEDVAREETQALVIENSYDRRPIAESKAIQKAIDLIIDSKFPLILIGAGANRKQVGRMLDQFIEKTKIPFFTTQMGKGVVDERSPYFLGTAALSDNDFLHSVIKQTDLIINIGHDVIEKPPFFMEPDSFNVIHINFLTAQIDPVYFPQVDVTGDIGNTIFQLLQKIDMANPDIQWQFGGFKEARQQLLKSFSEGAECNDFPMEAPRLVSDLRQLMPEDGIVALDNGMYKIWFSRNYLAYRHNTLLLDNALATMGAGLPSAIAAKLVYPDKKVVAVCGDGGFMMNSQELATAVRLKIDLVVLVLNDEAFGMIQWKQQQMGFESYGLELNNPNFIKYAESYGAMGHQLQTTEQFIPLVEQCFETPGVHLIEVPVSYQNCKI; via the coding sequence ATGAAAGGTGCAGACTTGCTGGTGAAAGCGTTGGAAGCTGAAGGCGTTGAAATGATTTTTGGTATTCCCGGAGAAGAAAATCTAGATGTACTGGAGGCGCTGAAACACTCCTCAATACGTTTAATTGTTACTCGCCATGAGCAAGCCGCAGGATTTATGGCAGCTACTTATGGTCGATTGACGGGTAAACCGGGGGTTTGTTTGTCTACTCTTGGCCCTGGTGCAACCAACTTAGTTACAGCCGCTGCTTATGCACAATTAGGGGCCATGCCGATGGTGATGCTTACCGGTCAAAAGCCGATTAAAACTTCAAAACAGGGGTTGTTTCAGATTATTGATGTTGTCGATATGATGGGGCCAATTACCAAATCTGCAGCGCAGATTATGAGTGCGTACAATATTCCGGCACGAGTTCGGGAAGCATTTCGGCTGGCTGAAAGTGAACGTCCTGGAGCGACGCATTTGGAGTTGCCAGAGGATGTTGCTCGTGAAGAGACTCAAGCATTGGTGATTGAAAACAGTTATGATCGGCGACCCATTGCAGAATCTAAAGCGATTCAAAAAGCGATTGATTTAATTATCGATTCAAAGTTTCCTCTGATTTTAATTGGAGCGGGCGCCAATCGAAAACAGGTTGGCAGAATGCTTGATCAGTTTATTGAAAAAACCAAAATTCCATTCTTTACCACGCAAATGGGGAAAGGGGTGGTAGACGAACGCAGCCCTTACTTTCTTGGGACGGCTGCCTTATCTGATAATGATTTTCTCCATTCCGTTATTAAGCAAACCGATTTGATTATTAATATTGGTCACGATGTCATTGAGAAGCCACCATTTTTTATGGAACCTGACAGTTTCAATGTGATTCATATTAATTTTTTAACTGCGCAAATTGATCCGGTCTACTTTCCCCAAGTCGATGTGACGGGAGACATTGGGAATACTATTTTTCAATTGCTTCAAAAAATTGATATGGCTAATCCAGATATTCAATGGCAATTTGGTGGTTTTAAAGAGGCAAGACAACAGCTATTAAAAAGTTTTTCTGAAGGGGCAGAATGTAATGACTTTCCAATGGAAGCACCTCGGTTGGTTTCAGATTTACGCCAATTGATGCCAGAAGATGGCATTGTCGCTTTGGATAATGGAATGTATAAAATTTGGTTCTCTCGCAATTACCTTGCGTATCGTCATAATACTTTGTTATTGGATAATGCTTTGGCAACGATGGGAGCAGGATTGCCATCCGCGATTGCAGCGAAACTTGTTTACCCTGATAAAAAAGTGGTCGCGGTTTGTGGTGACGGTGGTTTCATGATGAATTCTCAAGAGCTTGCCACTGCCGTACGATTAAAAATTGACTTGGTGGTATTGGTATTAAATGACGAAGCCTTTGGGATGATTCAATGGAAGCAACAGCAGATGGGATTTGAATCGTATGGTTTGGAATTGAATAATCCAAACTTTATCAAATACGCGGAAAGTTATGGCGCAATGGGTCACCAACTGCAAACTACCGAACAGTTTATTCCCTTGGTTGAACAATGTTTTGAAACGCCTGGCGTTCATTTGATTGAAGTGCCTGTTTCTTATCAAAATTGTAAAATCTAG
- a CDS encoding secondary thiamine-phosphate synthase enzyme YjbQ, whose protein sequence is MKTFQKSLTIESPRRGTFNITEKINQIVKQSEIETGVAHVFIKHTSASLIITENADPTVREDIEYWMQKTIQDGDPNYQHDYEGDDDMSGHIRCMITQMNQTIPVSTGRLNLGIWQGLFLYEHRTGRYNREIVVTIQGN, encoded by the coding sequence ATGAAAACTTTCCAAAAAAGCTTAACAATTGAGTCTCCGCGCCGTGGCACTTTTAATATCACTGAAAAAATAAACCAGATCGTAAAACAGTCAGAAATTGAAACCGGTGTAGCGCATGTTTTTATCAAACACACTTCTGCCAGCTTGATCATCACCGAAAATGCGGATCCTACGGTTAGGGAAGATATTGAATACTGGATGCAAAAAACGATTCAAGATGGTGATCCTAATTACCAACATGACTACGAAGGCGACGATGATATGAGTGGCCATATTCGATGCATGATTACACAAATGAATCAAACCATTCCTGTTTCTACCGGCCGGTTAAATTTAGGCATTTGGCAAGGATTATTTTTATATGAACATCGCACCGGTAGATACAACCGAGAAATTGTCGTAACCATTCAAGGTAATTAG
- a CDS encoding (2Fe-2S)-binding protein — protein MKSEILNLVKLPAGKDETNVMNDTLNLKRLPAEQWDYEKQKGPDRNLCTCYDIPKIDMMKAIEKGADTIDKITSKTYGCQGSQCCERQVQRLIDIYQEKIKSEDV, from the coding sequence ATGAAATCAGAAATTCTCAATTTGGTAAAATTACCGGCCGGTAAAGATGAAACCAATGTTATGAATGACACGCTAAACTTAAAACGTTTGCCTGCTGAACAGTGGGATTACGAGAAACAAAAAGGGCCAGATCGAAATCTGTGCACCTGTTATGACATTCCTAAAATCGATATGATGAAGGCGATTGAAAAGGGTGCTGACACAATTGATAAAATCACCTCAAAAACCTACGGTTGCCAAGGTTCACAATGTTGTGAACGTCAGGTGCAAAGACTGATTGATATTTACCAAGAAAAAATAAAAAGCGAGGATGTATGA
- a CDS encoding M3 family metallopeptidase yields MNPLLQTHELPNFEDLKVEHIQPAMETLLRENRAKIKVLAEMKEAPTWENFVEKLEELDNRFSRVWGPIGHLDAVKNSDEWHEAYTAFLSEVSRYYTEIGQNQGLYEKFKTLSESEEFADYSIAQKKVIEDSLRNFQLSGIALPKDQQETYQKISQELSQLGSQFGNNVLKATQSWHKPISDEKELAGIPESSQGLLAQLAEQKGLDTDKTPWCVTLDFPSYLAVMTHADNRELRQEVYKAFGTRASDQFENTEFDNTENIARIRELRHQKAQLLGFGSYADLSLATKMAESSEQVLGFLRDLARKSKPQAEQELATLKQFAQDELDLPDVQPWDITYVSEKLKNKTLSLSQETLRPYFPVEKTLSGLFAITEKLFGIRLQEKQGVSIWHKDVRFFELIDEAEQVIGQFYLDLYAREGKRGGAWMDSAVTRWKPTKGDLQTPVAYLVCNFTPPVGDKPACLTHDEVTTLFHEFGHGIHHLMTKMIHLDVSGISGVPWDAVELPSQFMENFCWEREGIDLMSAHIETGEALPDELLVSLQKSRGFQSAMMMLRQIEFALADFELHAFYDPENIEDLLDLSARIREEVAVIMPPSYNRFMHSFSHIFAGGYAAGYFSYKWAEVLSADAFSLFEEQGILDEQTGMKFRNTILSAGGSIDPMVLFKQFRGREPRIDALLRHSGIAA; encoded by the coding sequence ATGAATCCACTACTACAAACACACGAGCTACCAAATTTTGAAGACTTAAAAGTTGAGCATATTCAGCCTGCGATGGAAACGTTGTTGCGTGAAAATCGTGCAAAAATTAAAGTGCTTGCTGAAATGAAAGAAGCACCAACTTGGGAAAATTTTGTCGAAAAACTCGAAGAGCTTGATAATCGTTTTTCGCGAGTTTGGGGACCAATTGGTCATTTAGATGCAGTGAAAAATTCGGATGAATGGCACGAAGCCTATACTGCGTTTTTGAGTGAAGTGAGTCGGTACTATACGGAAATTGGTCAAAACCAAGGTTTGTATGAAAAGTTCAAAACCTTATCAGAATCTGAAGAGTTTGCAGACTACTCCATTGCACAGAAAAAGGTGATTGAGGATTCATTACGTAATTTCCAGTTAAGTGGAATAGCGCTGCCTAAAGACCAACAAGAAACTTATCAAAAGATTTCTCAAGAATTGTCACAACTGGGTAGCCAGTTTGGCAACAATGTATTAAAAGCAACACAGTCTTGGCATAAGCCGATTTCAGATGAAAAAGAGTTAGCTGGAATTCCTGAATCGTCGCAAGGCCTATTGGCGCAGTTGGCAGAACAAAAAGGGTTGGATACAGATAAAACTCCTTGGTGTGTGACCTTAGACTTTCCTTCCTATTTAGCGGTGATGACGCATGCGGATAATCGGGAATTGCGTCAAGAAGTATATAAAGCATTCGGTACCAGAGCTTCAGATCAATTTGAAAATACTGAGTTTGATAACACTGAAAATATTGCACGCATACGTGAATTACGACATCAAAAAGCGCAACTACTTGGGTTTGGTTCTTATGCGGATCTTTCCTTGGCGACGAAGATGGCAGAAAGTAGCGAGCAGGTTTTAGGTTTTCTGCGAGATCTTGCCAGAAAATCTAAGCCGCAAGCGGAACAAGAATTAGCAACCTTAAAGCAATTTGCTCAGGATGAGCTCGATTTACCGGATGTGCAACCTTGGGATATTACCTATGTTTCAGAAAAGCTAAAAAACAAAACACTGTCGTTGTCGCAAGAAACATTACGTCCATACTTTCCAGTTGAGAAAACATTGAGTGGGTTGTTTGCAATTACTGAAAAATTGTTTGGAATTCGCTTACAAGAGAAACAAGGTGTGTCTATCTGGCATAAAGATGTGCGTTTCTTTGAATTAATTGATGAAGCTGAGCAAGTCATTGGTCAGTTTTATTTGGATTTGTATGCACGTGAAGGTAAGCGTGGTGGTGCGTGGATGGACTCTGCTGTCACTCGTTGGAAACCAACCAAAGGTGATTTGCAAACGCCAGTGGCTTATTTGGTGTGTAATTTTACACCGCCGGTCGGTGATAAACCGGCTTGCCTAACCCATGATGAAGTGACAACGCTCTTCCATGAATTTGGTCATGGTATCCATCATTTAATGACTAAGATGATTCACTTGGATGTTTCTGGCATTTCCGGTGTGCCTTGGGATGCAGTTGAGTTGCCATCACAGTTTATGGAAAACTTTTGTTGGGAACGAGAGGGCATTGATTTAATGTCTGCACATATCGAAACTGGAGAAGCCTTACCAGATGAATTATTGGTGTCTTTGCAAAAGAGTCGTGGCTTCCAGTCGGCAATGATGATGTTACGTCAAATTGAATTCGCTCTTGCTGATTTTGAGTTACATGCTTTTTATGATCCTGAAAATATTGAAGATCTATTGGATTTAAGTGCCCGTATTCGTGAGGAGGTCGCTGTAATTATGCCTCCGAGTTATAACCGTTTTATGCATAGCTTTAGCCATATTTTTGCCGGTGGTTATGCCGCTGGTTATTTCTCTTATAAATGGGCAGAAGTGCTGTCAGCGGATGCGTTTAGTTTGTTTGAAGAACAAGGAATTTTAGATGAGCAAACCGGTATGAAGTTCCGCAATACCATTTTGTCAGCAGGTGGGTCTATTGACCCAATGGTGCTTTTTAAACAGTTCCGAGGCCGAGAACCTCGCATAGATGCATTATTACGTCACAGCGGAATTGCTGCATAA
- a CDS encoding IS3 family transposase (programmed frameshift) has translation MSSNTKRTQRDYSLAFKLSVVDQVEKGEMTYKQAQAHYGIQGRSTVLVWLRKHGKLNWSDANAINRHLRGIIMPTTKAEKTPEQRIKELEQELAEEKLKAQFFEGVVKVMKEDFGVSLNKKAVSRVIDQKQIQGLNISNACRFLQISRQAYYQGLQRQRLKEKQYRMILDFVQAIRISQPRIGTRKLHNLLLAKAQEGLKIGRDKLFDLLRWQRLLVPNKRAYHKTTHSHHRFYKHPNLIKEQGQRRLAKAPEKLWVADITYLPVQHGQAYLSLVTDACSRKIVGYHVHDTLHAQPVLQALKNAVKNRLGKGALIHHSDRGIQYCSKPYQVFHEKHGIICSMTDGYDCYQNALAERVNGILKNEFLLTKPKDVDQARQMVKESIEIYNTQRPHLALKYKTPDEVHRAFFT, from the exons ATGTCTTCAAACACTAAGCGCACACAGCGCGATTATTCCCTCGCTTTTAAATTGTCCGTTGTAGACCAAGTCGAAAAAGGCGAAATGACTTATAAACAAGCGCAAGCACATTATGGTATCCAAGGACGATCTACCGTTTTAGTTTGGCTTAGAAAGCATGGTAAGTTAAATTGGTCTGACGCCAACGCCATTAACCGACATCTTCGAGGAATCATTATGCCGACGACTAAAGCTGAAAAGACGCCAGAGCAGCGCATTAAAGAGCTTGAACAAGAACTCGCCGAAGAAAAACTCAAAGCCCAATTCTTTGAAGGCGTCGTCAAAGTCATGAAAGAGGACTTTGGAGTTAGCTTGA ACAAAAAAGCGGTTAGCCGAGTTATCGATCAAAAACAGATCCAAGGGCTCAACATAAGCAATGCTTGTCGATTCTTACAGATAAGCCGTCAGGCTTACTACCAAGGATTACAAAGGCAGCGGCTCAAAGAAAAGCAATACCGGATGATTCTGGATTTTGTACAAGCGATACGTATCAGCCAGCCGCGGATTGGTACCCGAAAGCTACACAACTTGCTATTAGCTAAAGCCCAAGAAGGATTGAAGATTGGACGAGACAAGTTGTTTGACTTGTTACGTTGGCAGCGTTTATTAGTGCCTAATAAGCGAGCCTATCATAAAACCACGCACAGTCATCATCGGTTTTATAAGCACCCCAATCTCATCAAAGAGCAGGGGCAAAGGCGTTTAGCCAAAGCGCCAGAGAAACTCTGGGTTGCAGACATTACCTATTTACCAGTACAACACGGCCAGGCCTATCTCAGCTTAGTCACCGATGCCTGTTCTCGTAAGATCGTTGGCTACCATGTGCACGACACTTTGCATGCTCAACCAGTCCTTCAGGCATTAAAGAACGCAGTGAAAAATAGATTAGGAAAAGGGGCACTCATTCATCACTCGGATAGAGGGATTCAGTACTGTTCAAAACCTTATCAAGTGTTCCATGAAAAACATGGCATTATCTGTTCGATGACGGATGGTTATGATTGCTATCAAAACGCTTTGGCGGAGAGAGTGAACGGGATTCTGAAGAATGAGTTTTTATTAACCAAGCCAAAGGATGTTGATCAGGCTCGACAAATGGTGAAAGAGTCGATTGAAATCTACAATACTCAACGTCCACACTTGGCGTTAAAATACAAAACGCCCGATGAAGTTCATCGAGCGTTTTTTACCTGA
- a CDS encoding FMN-dependent NADH-azoreductase translates to MKKLLRIDASANQDNSVSRALAEQFELSWKQNNPAAEVLHRDLSQIPPEHLSPEMLGAMFSPEPTAEQQALLAHSAELINELKDVDTVLIATPMYNFGIPSTLKAYFDHIARAGLTFEYTEQGPKGLINGVNAVAVISSGGDYRQPPLDSMNFVDGYLKTIFGFMGIEDVTLIHAAGLAMGEEQAEKAKQEASEAIQKYF, encoded by the coding sequence ATGAAAAAATTATTGCGAATTGATGCGAGTGCTAATCAAGATAATTCAGTGAGTCGAGCGCTTGCAGAACAATTTGAATTGAGTTGGAAGCAAAATAACCCGGCCGCTGAAGTTCTTCACCGTGATTTGTCGCAAATTCCTCCAGAACATTTATCCCCTGAAATGCTGGGAGCGATGTTTTCACCAGAACCAACGGCTGAACAGCAAGCTCTGCTTGCACACTCTGCCGAATTGATCAATGAATTGAAAGACGTTGATACGGTTCTGATTGCCACACCGATGTATAACTTTGGAATCCCTTCAACCTTAAAGGCATATTTTGATCATATTGCACGAGCGGGTTTAACGTTTGAATATACCGAGCAAGGGCCTAAAGGCTTGATTAATGGAGTCAATGCTGTGGCTGTTATCAGTTCTGGCGGTGATTATCGTCAACCACCATTAGATAGCATGAATTTTGTTGATGGTTATTTGAAAACAATCTTTGGTTTTATGGGAATTGAAGATGTGACTTTGATTCATGCAGCTGGTTTAGCGATGGGTGAAGAGCAAGCCGAAAAAGCCAAACAGGAAGCATCTGAAGCGATCCAAAAATATTTTTAA
- a CDS encoding pirin family protein: MLREPKLISDAIPTVDGDGVDLKRNSFFDGRFDPFLMLDEIKASADETPNAFPVHPHRGIQTLTYLIHGSMSHQDSMGNKSKIHAGDLQWMHTGKGIEHSEKPDVDANGLWGFQFWLNVPRQEKFEEPRYQDVSADDVLSIELNGIDAKFLAGGVRVNGQSYLSNFRSLAGNASLLDLHWQERQLIDIENSDKSAGIFVISQEVNVVLAGGVFKKLPAGKCVSFSQGDHIQIHAESGARVLFFSGEPIGEPIVHHGPFVMTSEAEIRDTIKAYRDGTLVG, translated from the coding sequence ATGTTACGGGAACCTAAGTTGATATCGGATGCAATACCAACGGTTGATGGAGATGGTGTTGATTTGAAACGAAACAGTTTTTTTGACGGACGTTTCGACCCATTTTTAATGCTGGATGAAATTAAGGCTAGTGCTGACGAAACTCCTAATGCATTTCCAGTGCATCCGCATAGAGGAATTCAAACGCTTACTTACTTGATTCATGGAAGCATGTCGCATCAAGATTCTATGGGGAATAAGTCAAAAATACACGCGGGTGATTTACAGTGGATGCATACAGGTAAGGGGATCGAACATTCCGAAAAACCCGATGTAGATGCAAATGGTTTGTGGGGGTTTCAATTCTGGTTGAATGTTCCAAGGCAAGAGAAATTTGAGGAACCTAGGTATCAAGATGTTTCTGCCGATGACGTATTGTCTATTGAGTTAAATGGCATTGATGCGAAGTTTCTTGCTGGTGGTGTGAGAGTGAATGGGCAATCTTATTTATCTAATTTTCGATCGCTTGCAGGCAATGCAAGTTTATTGGATTTGCATTGGCAAGAGCGACAGTTAATTGATATTGAAAATTCTGATAAATCAGCAGGTATCTTTGTGATTAGCCAAGAGGTTAATGTTGTGTTGGCTGGAGGCGTTTTTAAAAAGTTACCGGCCGGTAAGTGTGTCTCTTTTTCACAGGGTGATCATATCCAAATTCATGCAGAATCTGGCGCACGTGTTTTATTTTTTAGTGGTGAGCCCATTGGTGAACCGATTGTGCATCATGGACCTTTTGTGATGACTTCGGAAGCCGAAATTCGTGACACAATTAAAGCTTATCGAGACGGTACGCTGGTTGGCTAA
- a CDS encoding DUF3616 domain-containing protein yields MNRLTFSSFLSVLCALFFSLNSFAASFDIEGKLSIDNRNISGLVITDSFAAMATDEGTAIQILSNNNGKFVADSSGVINLTSDNLELDLEGLAWEEPYLYAIGSHSKKRKKIKDDASEKKNLKRLAPIISEPSRHKLFQIELSPAGKVLNIQSKSLDEFISENEILAPFVVLPSKENGIDIEGIAVKDKQLWIGFRGPVLRGNYATILELELKPKKFKLKKLELKLVNLGGLGIRDMVATPNGLKVLAGPVNEIPSLYQVFDWFGQNQFNELKADRTLRNFKGKPECLTIDPVGRLWLGEDGPKNGAIRLLD; encoded by the coding sequence ATGAATCGCTTAACCTTCTCTTCTTTCTTGAGCGTATTATGCGCGTTATTTTTTAGCTTAAATAGTTTTGCAGCTTCCTTTGATATTGAGGGCAAGTTGTCCATTGATAACCGAAATATTAGTGGTTTGGTCATTACTGATTCTTTTGCCGCTATGGCGACCGATGAAGGCACCGCTATTCAAATTTTATCGAATAACAATGGTAAGTTTGTTGCGGACTCTTCCGGTGTTATAAATTTAACGAGCGATAATCTAGAGCTGGATTTAGAAGGTTTGGCTTGGGAGGAACCTTATTTATATGCCATAGGGTCGCACTCCAAAAAGCGAAAAAAAATCAAAGATGATGCGTCGGAAAAGAAAAACCTGAAACGTCTTGCCCCAATTATTTCTGAACCTAGTCGACATAAACTCTTTCAAATTGAACTTTCACCGGCCGGTAAAGTTTTAAATATTCAATCGAAAAGCCTAGATGAATTTATTTCAGAAAATGAAATTCTAGCGCCTTTTGTCGTTTTGCCAAGCAAAGAAAACGGTATTGATATTGAAGGGATTGCAGTCAAAGACAAACAACTTTGGATTGGGTTTCGTGGACCGGTATTGCGTGGCAACTACGCGACGATTTTAGAACTGGAATTAAAACCGAAAAAATTCAAACTGAAAAAACTGGAGCTGAAATTAGTCAATCTGGGAGGACTAGGAATACGTGATATGGTTGCTACCCCAAATGGTTTAAAAGTTCTTGCGGGGCCTGTAAATGAAATTCCTTCTCTTTATCAGGTGTTTGATTGGTTTGGTCAGAATCAGTTTAATGAACTAAAAGCAGATCGCACACTTCGGAACTTTAAGGGGAAACCGGAGTGTTTGACAATCGACCCTGTTGGTCGATTATGGCTAGGTGAAGATGGACCTAAAAATGGTGCCATTAGATTATTAGATTAA